From one Agrobacterium fabrum str. C58 genomic stretch:
- the cydB gene encoding cytochrome d ubiquinol oxidase subunit II, with product MILHQLIDYEILRVIWWLLLGVLLIGFAVTGGFDLGTGALLPFVAKTDIERRVVINSIGPVWEGNQVWLILGGGAIFAAWPPLYAVSFSGFYLAMFATLFALILRPVGFKYRSKRESPAWRSGWDWALFVGGFVPALIFGVAIGNVLQGVPFHFNDDLRIFYDGTTLFELLNPYALLCGLVSVSMLVMHGAAWLVLKTEGPVAARARSFGSIAALATTVLFALGGVFLWLGVDGYRFTSEVVTDGPSNPLSKTVEVAGGVWFANYAAHPWMMLAPALGLVFPLFAFILFRARREVLALLSSSLAIFGIIATVGLTMFPFILPSSVDPRSSLTVWDASSSHMTLFNMLVVTLIFVPMIVAYTSWVYRVLWGKVDEKAIRDDSGHAY from the coding sequence ATGATCCTGCATCAACTCATCGACTATGAAATCCTTCGCGTCATCTGGTGGCTGCTGCTCGGCGTATTGCTTATCGGTTTTGCCGTGACGGGTGGTTTCGATCTTGGCACGGGTGCGCTGCTGCCCTTCGTGGCGAAGACGGATATCGAGCGCCGTGTCGTCATCAATTCCATCGGCCCGGTCTGGGAAGGCAACCAGGTGTGGCTGATCCTTGGCGGCGGTGCGATCTTTGCCGCCTGGCCGCCGCTTTATGCGGTTTCGTTTTCAGGTTTCTATCTGGCGATGTTTGCCACCCTGTTCGCGCTGATCCTGCGGCCGGTCGGTTTCAAATATCGCTCCAAGCGCGAGAGCCCGGCATGGCGCAGCGGCTGGGACTGGGCCCTGTTCGTCGGCGGCTTCGTGCCGGCGCTGATCTTTGGCGTGGCGATCGGCAACGTGCTGCAGGGTGTTCCCTTCCACTTTAACGACGACCTCAGGATTTTCTACGACGGCACGACGCTGTTCGAGCTTCTGAACCCCTATGCCCTTCTTTGCGGCCTCGTTTCCGTCTCCATGCTGGTAATGCATGGTGCGGCCTGGTTGGTGCTGAAGACCGAAGGTCCGGTGGCTGCCCGTGCGCGCAGTTTCGGCAGCATTGCGGCCCTTGCGACCACAGTTCTTTTCGCGCTCGGCGGTGTCTTTCTCTGGCTCGGGGTCGATGGTTATCGCTTCACCTCTGAAGTCGTGACCGATGGTCCCTCCAACCCGCTGTCCAAGACGGTCGAGGTTGCGGGTGGTGTCTGGTTTGCCAACTATGCGGCACATCCGTGGATGATGCTGGCGCCGGCGCTTGGTCTCGTCTTCCCGCTCTTCGCTTTCATCCTTTTCAGGGCCCGCAGGGAAGTCCTGGCACTGCTGTCCAGTTCGCTCGCGATTTTCGGCATCATCGCCACCGTCGGGCTTACGATGTTTCCCTTCATCCTGCCGTCCTCGGTCGATCCCAGGTCGAGCCTGACGGTGTGGGACGCATCGTCCAGCCACATGACGCTATTCAACATGCTGGTCGTCACGCTCATCTTCGTTCCGATGATCGTTGCCTACACTTCATGGGTCTATCGCGTGCTGTGGGGCAAGGTGGATGAAAAGGCGATCCGTGACGACAGCGGCCACGCTTATTGA
- the cydX gene encoding cytochrome bd-I oxidase subunit CydX: protein MWYFAWLLGLPLAAIFAVMNAMWYELMEENAKKAEAKPEK, encoded by the coding sequence ATGTGGTATTTCGCCTGGCTGCTCGGCCTGCCTCTCGCCGCCATCTTCGCCGTCATGAACGCCATGTGGTATGAGCTGATGGAAGAAAACGCGAAGAAGGCCGAAGCGAAGCCGGAAAAATGA
- a CDS encoding DUF3597 domain-containing protein, whose product MSFFNKIKDAIFGKAEAAPQTSAPAGTSTTTASPAAPAQPASPAPTAAAPAPTGTVDVASILDAAVKKNGQKLDWKHSIVDLLKALDLDSSLTARKELASELGYTGDTSDSATMNIWLHKAVIKKLSENGGKVPADLLD is encoded by the coding sequence ATGAGCTTTTTCAACAAGATCAAGGACGCTATTTTTGGCAAGGCCGAGGCCGCGCCGCAGACTTCGGCTCCGGCCGGCACATCCACAACCACCGCAAGCCCGGCAGCACCGGCCCAGCCTGCCTCTCCGGCACCGACAGCTGCGGCTCCTGCGCCCACCGGCACCGTCGACGTCGCCTCCATCCTGGATGCGGCAGTCAAGAAGAACGGACAGAAGCTCGACTGGAAACATTCGATTGTCGATCTTCTGAAGGCGCTTGATCTGGACAGCAGCCTCACCGCCCGAAAGGAACTGGCGAGCGAACTCGGCTACACCGGCGACACCTCGGATTCGGCGACCATGAATATCTGGCTGCACAAGGCGGTCATCAAGAAGCTCTCCGAAAACGGCGGCAAGGTTCCGGCCGACCTTCTGGATTGA
- a CDS encoding GlsB/YeaQ/YmgE family stress response membrane protein, producing MEDAQVGWIAAIIIGGVAGWLAEQFMKSNMGVFMNIILGIIGAIVANFLLGLIGVSLGGWIGYLIAGFIGACILIAVGRAFRR from the coding sequence ATGGAAGACGCACAAGTTGGCTGGATTGCAGCAATCATCATCGGCGGCGTAGCCGGTTGGCTCGCCGAACAGTTCATGAAAAGCAATATGGGTGTTTTCATGAACATCATCCTCGGCATTATCGGGGCCATCGTCGCCAATTTCCTTCTGGGGCTCATCGGCGTCTCGCTCGGAGGCTGGATTGGCTATCTCATCGCAGGTTTCATCGGCGCCTGCATTCTCATCGCCGTCGGGCGCGCATTTCGCAGATAA
- the nadC gene encoding carboxylating nicotinate-nucleotide diphosphorylase gives MILSPLPRLIIEPPVRNALLEDLGLAGDITSTAVIPADHRSVVVMAAREQGVIAGLDAAELAFQLVDPAIRMNRHIADGAAVAAGDIIATIEGPSRGLLTGERTALNFLGHLSGIASVTAKIVAAIAGTKASVACTRKTTPGLRALEKYAVRAGGGMNHRFALYDAVLIKDNHIAVAGGVREAIRRARHGVGHLVKIEVEVDTLVQLHEAMEEGVDAVLLDNMTPEQLREAVEIVAGRAITEASGRINPQTAAAIAATGVDLISIGWITHSAPVLDIGLDFESQS, from the coding sequence ATGATCCTTTCTCCCCTGCCACGTCTCATCATCGAACCGCCCGTGCGCAATGCCCTTCTGGAAGACCTGGGCCTTGCAGGCGACATCACCTCCACTGCCGTCATCCCCGCCGATCACCGCTCGGTCGTTGTCATGGCGGCGCGGGAGCAGGGTGTCATTGCTGGGCTCGATGCGGCGGAACTCGCCTTCCAGCTTGTGGACCCGGCGATCAGGATGAACAGGCACATTGCGGATGGGGCAGCCGTGGCGGCCGGCGATATCATCGCAACCATCGAAGGGCCGTCTCGCGGGCTTTTGACCGGGGAACGCACGGCGCTGAATTTCCTCGGCCATCTCTCGGGCATCGCCTCCGTCACCGCAAAAATCGTCGCCGCCATTGCCGGCACCAAAGCGTCGGTCGCCTGCACCCGCAAGACGACGCCAGGGCTGCGGGCGCTGGAAAAATATGCCGTGCGCGCCGGCGGCGGCATGAACCACCGTTTTGCGCTTTATGATGCCGTTCTCATCAAGGACAATCATATCGCCGTTGCCGGCGGCGTGCGTGAGGCCATCCGCCGCGCAAGGCACGGCGTCGGACATCTCGTCAAGATCGAGGTCGAAGTCGATACGCTCGTGCAGTTGCACGAGGCCATGGAAGAGGGTGTGGATGCGGTTCTTCTCGATAACATGACGCCGGAACAGCTGCGCGAGGCGGTAGAGATCGTTGCCGGTCGCGCCATCACGGAAGCCTCTGGCCGGATCAATCCGCAGACGGCGGCAGCCATCGCCGCCACCGGCGTCGATCTTATCTCCATCGGCTGGATCACCCACAGCGCGCCGGTTCTTGATATCGGGCTGGATTTTGAGAGCCAGAGTTGA
- a CDS encoding L-aspartate oxidase, with the protein MSEFLPQRDWTVIVGSGMAGLMAAMTLAPQPVLLVTRGALGGETSSAWAQGGIAASLGPDDRAALHVADTLAAGDGLCDEDMVVGIVSSAPAVIDALERAGVRFDRDAGGNYVFGLEAAHSRRRILHAEGDGSGAAIVRALTDAVRRTPSITVLEGTEVRRLLTEDSVIAGLACAGPNGSFLLPASQVILATGGLGGLYDATTNPSGNFGQGIMLAARAGAILADMEFVQFHPTALSSPRRPLALVSEAVRGEGALLLNENGERFMAAVPGAELASRDIVARAIDREILRGGQVFLDARQALGSGFASRFPSIDLLCREAGIDPARELVPVRPAVHYHMGGVATDNKGRSSVRGLWVAGETACTGLHGANRLASNSLLEAAAMGMRAAQDIAGRPAPAARSAAAVSPNATADFSPADLAAVRPIVSRHLGIVRHAAGLAEAIRDLLPLAERNGPASDPAVVALSIAVFAALRRESRGAHFRDDFSQKDAKAMRRRLSLNDVVTVAHEFSSSSLATAGFARSA; encoded by the coding sequence ATGAGCGAGTTTTTGCCGCAGCGGGACTGGACGGTCATCGTCGGCAGCGGCATGGCCGGGCTGATGGCGGCGATGACGCTGGCGCCGCAGCCCGTGCTGCTTGTGACGCGCGGCGCGCTCGGCGGCGAAACCTCAAGCGCCTGGGCGCAGGGCGGCATCGCGGCCAGCCTCGGGCCGGATGATCGCGCAGCCCTGCATGTCGCCGATACGCTCGCTGCGGGCGATGGCCTTTGTGATGAAGATATGGTGGTTGGCATCGTTTCCTCGGCCCCCGCCGTCATAGATGCGCTGGAGCGGGCAGGCGTTCGCTTCGACCGGGACGCCGGCGGCAACTATGTCTTCGGGCTGGAAGCCGCCCATAGTCGGCGGCGCATTCTGCATGCCGAAGGCGACGGGTCGGGTGCGGCGATCGTCAGGGCTCTTACAGATGCCGTTCGCCGTACACCTTCGATCACGGTTCTGGAAGGCACGGAAGTGCGCCGCCTGTTGACGGAAGACAGCGTCATCGCCGGTCTCGCCTGCGCCGGCCCGAACGGCAGCTTCCTTCTGCCAGCAAGCCAGGTCATTCTCGCCACCGGCGGTCTCGGCGGACTTTATGACGCCACGACCAATCCCTCCGGCAATTTCGGGCAGGGCATCATGCTCGCCGCCCGCGCCGGCGCCATCCTTGCCGACATGGAATTCGTGCAGTTTCACCCGACAGCACTTTCCTCCCCCCGGCGACCGCTGGCGCTGGTGAGCGAAGCGGTGCGGGGTGAAGGCGCCCTGCTTCTCAATGAAAACGGCGAAAGGTTCATGGCGGCAGTGCCGGGCGCGGAACTGGCGTCGCGCGATATTGTCGCCCGCGCCATCGACCGTGAAATCCTGCGCGGCGGCCAGGTCTTTCTCGATGCCCGCCAGGCGCTCGGCTCCGGTTTTGCCAGCCGTTTCCCGTCAATCGACCTGCTTTGCCGCGAGGCGGGCATAGACCCCGCCCGCGAACTCGTGCCGGTCCGCCCGGCCGTGCATTACCACATGGGCGGTGTCGCCACGGATAATAAAGGCAGAAGTTCGGTGCGCGGGCTCTGGGTTGCGGGGGAAACCGCCTGCACCGGCCTTCACGGCGCAAACCGGCTTGCCAGCAACTCGCTGCTGGAGGCCGCCGCGATGGGCATGCGTGCGGCGCAGGATATTGCCGGCCGGCCCGCACCCGCGGCAAGATCGGCGGCTGCCGTTTCGCCCAACGCGACAGCTGATTTTTCGCCCGCCGATCTCGCCGCTGTCAGGCCCATCGTTTCCCGTCATCTCGGCATCGTCAGACATGCCGCGGGACTGGCCGAAGCCATCAGGGACTTACTGCCGCTTGCCGAGCGAAACGGCCCGGCCTCCGACCCGGCGGTGGTCGCTCTCTCCATCGCCGTTTTCGCAGCCCTGCGGAGGGAATCGCGCGGCGCGCATTTCCGTGACGATTTTTCGCAGAAGGATGCCAAGGCCATGAGACGCCGACTGAGCCTGAACGACGTCGTCACCGTCGCCCATGAATTTTCCTCTTCCAGCCTTGCAACAGCCGGTTTCGCGCGGAGCGCCTGA
- the nadA gene encoding quinolinate synthase NadA: MNEQISAASLYDRVARVIPKAEWMGFQDDVEAILELKRKRNAVILAHNYQTPEIFHGVADIVGDSLALARKAMEVEADVIVLAGVHFMAETAKLLNPEKTVLIPDMAAGCSLADSITPEDIALLRKAYPGVPVVTYVNTSAAVKAASDICCTSGNARQVVESLGVPRVLMLPDEYLAKNVAKETSVELIAWRGHCEVHELFTADDIRELRESHPGVIVLAHPECPPEVVDAADFSGSTAVMSDYVGRERPARVVLLTECSMSDNVAVHHPDVEFIRPCNLCPHMKRITLGNIRTALEENRHEVTVDPAIAGAARRAVERMLQI; encoded by the coding sequence GTGAACGAGCAGATTTCAGCCGCTAGCCTTTATGACCGCGTTGCCCGTGTCATTCCCAAGGCCGAATGGATGGGCTTTCAGGATGATGTCGAGGCAATCCTTGAATTGAAGCGCAAGCGCAACGCTGTCATCCTCGCACATAATTACCAGACGCCGGAAATCTTCCATGGCGTCGCCGATATTGTCGGGGACAGTCTCGCCCTTGCCCGCAAGGCAATGGAGGTGGAAGCGGATGTGATCGTTCTGGCCGGCGTGCATTTCATGGCCGAGACGGCAAAGCTGCTCAATCCGGAAAAAACCGTACTTATTCCGGATATGGCCGCTGGCTGCTCGCTTGCCGATTCCATCACGCCCGAAGACATCGCACTTCTGCGCAAGGCCTATCCCGGCGTTCCTGTCGTCACCTATGTGAACACGTCAGCGGCGGTGAAGGCGGCGTCCGACATCTGCTGCACGTCAGGTAATGCCCGCCAGGTGGTGGAATCGCTCGGCGTGCCGCGCGTGCTGATGCTGCCGGATGAATATCTGGCGAAGAACGTCGCCAAGGAAACCAGTGTCGAGCTGATCGCCTGGCGTGGCCATTGCGAGGTGCACGAGCTTTTCACCGCCGATGACATCAGGGAACTGCGCGAAAGCCATCCCGGCGTTATCGTGCTGGCGCATCCCGAATGTCCGCCTGAGGTCGTAGACGCTGCGGATTTCTCCGGCTCCACCGCCGTCATGTCTGACTATGTCGGCCGCGAGCGCCCTGCCCGCGTGGTGCTTCTGACGGAATGCTCGATGAGCGACAACGTCGCCGTGCATCATCCCGATGTCGAGTTCATCCGCCCCTGCAATCTCTGCCCGCATATGAAGCGCATCACGCTTGGCAATATCCGCACGGCACTGGAGGAAAATCGCCATGAAGTGACGGTCGATCCGGCCATTGCCGGTGCTGCCCGTCGCGCCGTGGAAAGGATGCTGCAGATATGA
- a CDS encoding NUDIX hydrolase, producing the protein MTIGLAHAELIAVVTAITTDEPRVMTVREGAALPSGPFEFGHRTLQSGLREWIHEQTHHPVGYLEQLYTFADRDRNNEILGGRTISIGYLGLVREQEAPSGKSAFWHGWYEYFPWEDHRQGRPDILDSIIDKLRAWADSEPDSRAQRHLRADFTFGLDGGGWNEELTLQRYELLYEAGLVGEAQSEPRINFGRPMFADHRRILATGIARLRAKIKYRPVVFELMADSFTLLQLQRAIEALAGLTLHKQNFRRLIEQQQLVEETGDMATETGGRPAKLFRFRQTVLDERALSGTKLPLSRN; encoded by the coding sequence GTGACCATCGGGCTTGCCCATGCCGAACTCATCGCCGTCGTCACCGCCATCACCACGGATGAACCACGTGTCATGACCGTTCGCGAAGGGGCGGCCCTTCCCTCGGGCCCGTTCGAATTCGGACACAGGACGCTTCAGAGCGGGCTACGGGAATGGATCCACGAACAGACCCATCACCCCGTCGGTTATCTCGAACAGCTCTATACTTTCGCCGATCGCGACCGCAACAACGAGATTTTGGGCGGCAGAACCATTTCCATCGGTTATCTCGGCCTGGTGCGCGAGCAGGAGGCGCCCAGTGGCAAAAGCGCCTTCTGGCACGGATGGTACGAATATTTCCCGTGGGAGGACCATCGCCAGGGACGCCCGGATATTCTCGACAGCATTATCGACAAGCTGCGCGCCTGGGCCGATTCCGAGCCCGACAGCAGGGCTCAGCGTCACCTGCGCGCCGATTTCACCTTCGGGCTGGATGGAGGTGGCTGGAACGAGGAACTGACCCTGCAGCGTTACGAACTGCTCTATGAGGCTGGGCTGGTCGGGGAAGCGCAGAGCGAACCGCGGATCAATTTCGGCAGGCCGATGTTTGCCGACCACCGCCGCATCCTTGCCACCGGCATCGCCCGTCTGCGCGCCAAGATCAAATACCGGCCGGTGGTGTTCGAGCTTATGGCCGATAGCTTCACCCTGCTGCAATTGCAGCGCGCAATCGAGGCGCTGGCCGGGCTGACGCTGCACAAGCAGAATTTCCGCCGGCTGATCGAACAGCAGCAGCTGGTGGAGGAAACCGGCGACATGGCGACTGAAACCGGCGGCCGCCCGGCGAAGCTTTTCCGCTTCCGCCAGACCGTTCTTGATGAACGCGCCCTTTCCGGAACGAAACTGCCCCTCTCCCGCAATTGA
- a CDS encoding PAS domain-containing protein — MLENISLEETLVGYYTWNVGQNLVYLDAVTARLREFSPEEAAHGIPVEDFIAQIESGSRARVAKAVYNSLTNGVFYDQEYRIRLKSSGFRWLRTTGRVILDGDRIPIMAMGTVRDVSAGKVLLM, encoded by the coding sequence ATGCTGGAAAACATATCTCTCGAAGAGACACTTGTGGGTTACTACACTTGGAACGTCGGGCAAAATCTGGTCTATCTGGATGCCGTGACCGCCCGCCTGCGTGAATTCTCCCCGGAAGAAGCCGCCCACGGCATTCCGGTTGAAGACTTCATTGCGCAGATCGAGAGTGGCTCGCGGGCCCGCGTCGCCAAGGCTGTTTATAATTCGCTGACGAATGGCGTGTTCTACGATCAGGAATACCGCATTCGGCTCAAATCCAGCGGTTTTCGCTGGTTGCGGACGACGGGAAGAGTGATTCTGGATGGCGACCGGATCCCGATCATGGCCATGGGCACGGTGCGGGATGTCAGCGCGGGCAAGGTTTTGTTGATGTGA
- a CDS encoding thermonuclease family protein produces MVRQIAILLFQIFLAIGLGIAGIRIASLVDGESTSAPTGLAANTELLWTTAPVRVDPRSQTYERIATPPDLYPLKMHADQRLRVISSSRFTFKGEEFQLAGVEEIERNRVCTGPDGRRYACGLNAFKALQNRLRGRYLECREMGEERSTPRSVECRINGQDVRALLQ; encoded by the coding sequence ATGGTCCGGCAGATCGCAATTTTGCTGTTTCAGATCTTTCTGGCCATAGGCCTCGGCATAGCAGGCATCCGCATTGCCTCGCTTGTCGATGGCGAGTCGACCTCTGCGCCGACGGGTCTGGCCGCCAATACGGAACTGCTGTGGACGACCGCGCCGGTGCGGGTGGATCCTCGCAGCCAGACGTACGAGCGGATTGCGACACCGCCCGATCTCTATCCGCTGAAAATGCATGCCGACCAGCGCCTGCGGGTGATCTCCAGCAGCCGCTTCACCTTCAAGGGTGAGGAATTCCAACTCGCCGGCGTGGAGGAGATCGAACGCAACCGCGTCTGCACCGGTCCCGACGGCCGCCGTTACGCCTGCGGCCTCAATGCCTTCAAGGCGCTGCAGAACCGCCTGCGCGGCCGATATCTGGAGTGTCGCGAGATGGGGGAGGAGCGTAGTACGCCGCGGTCTGTCGAATGCCGGATCAACGGGCAGGATGTGCGGGCGTTGTTGCAATAA
- a CDS encoding TIGR02300 family protein → MAKTELGTKRTDPDTGKKFYDLNRDPVVSPYSGKSWPLSFFEESTAQAKMEQAEEEEVAEVDAENTEVELVSLEDADGDNSGDDIPDLGDDDDDVEIDDDDDTFLETDDEDDDDDMSGIIGVPGDDEEA, encoded by the coding sequence GTGGCAAAAACGGAACTTGGTACCAAGCGTACAGACCCCGATACCGGCAAGAAATTCTACGATCTGAACCGCGACCCGGTCGTTTCTCCCTATAGCGGCAAGTCCTGGCCGCTCTCCTTCTTCGAGGAAAGCACGGCTCAGGCCAAGATGGAGCAGGCTGAGGAAGAGGAAGTGGCGGAAGTCGACGCCGAAAACACGGAAGTCGAACTCGTTTCGCTGGAAGATGCCGATGGCGACAACAGCGGCGACGATATCCCTGATCTGGGCGACGACGACGATGATGTCGAAATCGACGACGACGACGACACCTTCCTCGAAACCGATGACGAAGATGACGACGACGACATGTCCGGCATCATCGGCGTACCGGGCGACGACGAAGAAGCTTGA
- the cmk gene encoding (d)CMP kinase, giving the protein MTFTIAIDGPAAAGKGTLSRKIAETYGFHHLDTGLTYRATAKALLDAGLPLDNEAVAEKMALELDLAGLDRAVLSRHEIGEAASKIAVMTPVRRALVKAQKLFAMREPGTVLDGRDIGTVVCPDAPVKLYVTASADVRARRRYDEILANGGNGDYDAIFAEVKKRDERDMGRADSPLRPAEDAHLLDTSEMSIEAAFQAARTIIDAALKR; this is encoded by the coding sequence ATGACCTTTACGATTGCCATAGACGGGCCCGCTGCGGCGGGCAAAGGAACGCTTTCGCGCAAGATCGCGGAGACCTATGGCTTTCATCATCTCGATACCGGGCTGACCTACAGGGCAACCGCCAAGGCTCTTCTGGATGCCGGCCTGCCGCTCGATAACGAGGCGGTGGCTGAGAAAATGGCGCTGGAGCTTGACCTTGCGGGGCTCGACCGCGCCGTTCTTTCCCGGCACGAGATTGGCGAGGCGGCGTCGAAAATCGCTGTCATGACGCCGGTGAGGCGTGCGCTCGTCAAAGCCCAGAAGCTTTTTGCCATGAGGGAGCCGGGCACGGTGCTTGACGGACGCGATATCGGCACCGTGGTTTGCCCTGACGCGCCGGTGAAGCTCTACGTCACGGCCTCTGCCGACGTGCGGGCGCGGCGCCGTTACGATGAGATTCTGGCCAATGGCGGTAACGGCGATTATGATGCCATTTTCGCCGAGGTGAAAAAACGCGACGAGCGCGACATGGGCCGCGCCGACAGCCCGTTGAGGCCAGCTGAAGACGCGCACTTGCTAGATACGTCGGAAATGAGTATAGAGGCGGCGTTTCAGGCCGCGCGCACGATTATCGACGCCGCTCTGAAGAGATAG
- the rpsA gene encoding 30S ribosomal protein S1, whose product MSVSTPTRDDFAALLEESFASNDLAEGYVAKGIVTAIEKDVAIVDVGLKVEGRVPLKEFGAKSKDGTLKVGDEVEVYVERIENALGEAVLSREKARREESWVKLEAKFEAGERVEGVIFNQVKGGFTVDLDGAVAFLPRSQVDIRPIRDVTPLMHNPQPFEILKMDKRRGNIVVSRRTVLEESRAEQRSEIVQNLEEGQVVDGVVKNITDYGAFVDLGGIDGLLHVTDMAWRRVNHPSEILNIGQQVKVQIIRINQETHRISLGMKQLESDPWDGISAKYPVGKKISGTVTNITDYGAFVELEPGIEGLIHISEMSWTKKNVHPGKILSTSQEVDVVVLEVDPSKRRISLGLKQTLENPWQAFAFSHPAGTEVEGEVKNKTEFGLFIGLEGDVDGMVHLSDLDWNRPGEQVIEEFNKGDVVKAVVLDVDVEKERISLGIKQLGKDAVGEAATSGDLRKNAVVSCEVIAVNDGGVEVKLVNHEDITSFIRRNDLARDRDDQRPERFAVGQVFDARVVNFSKKDRKVMLSIKALEIAEEKEAVAQFGSSDSGASLGDILGAALKNRGE is encoded by the coding sequence ATGTCAGTATCTACCCCCACGCGCGACGATTTCGCAGCGCTTCTCGAAGAATCCTTTGCCTCTAACGATCTTGCCGAAGGCTATGTTGCCAAGGGTATCGTCACGGCAATCGAGAAGGACGTCGCGATCGTTGACGTCGGTCTGAAGGTCGAAGGTCGCGTTCCGCTCAAGGAATTCGGCGCGAAGTCCAAAGACGGCACGCTGAAGGTCGGCGACGAAGTCGAAGTTTACGTCGAGCGCATCGAAAATGCTCTGGGCGAAGCCGTTCTGTCGCGCGAGAAGGCTCGCCGCGAAGAAAGCTGGGTCAAGCTCGAAGCCAAGTTCGAAGCTGGCGAGCGCGTCGAAGGCGTTATCTTCAACCAGGTCAAGGGTGGTTTCACCGTCGATCTGGACGGCGCTGTTGCCTTCCTTCCGCGTTCGCAGGTCGACATCCGTCCGATCCGCGACGTTACCCCGCTGATGCACAACCCGCAGCCCTTCGAAATCCTCAAGATGGACAAGCGTCGCGGCAACATCGTTGTTTCTCGCCGTACGGTTCTCGAAGAGTCGCGTGCCGAGCAGCGTTCTGAAATCGTTCAGAACCTCGAAGAAGGCCAGGTTGTTGACGGCGTCGTCAAGAACATCACCGACTACGGTGCGTTCGTTGACCTCGGCGGCATCGACGGCCTGCTGCACGTTACCGACATGGCATGGCGCCGCGTCAACCATCCTTCGGAAATCCTCAACATTGGCCAGCAGGTCAAGGTTCAGATCATCCGCATCAACCAGGAAACCCACCGTATCTCGCTCGGCATGAAGCAGCTCGAGTCCGATCCGTGGGATGGCATCTCCGCCAAGTACCCGGTTGGCAAGAAGATCTCCGGTACGGTCACGAACATCACCGACTACGGCGCATTCGTTGAGCTGGAGCCGGGCATCGAAGGCCTGATCCACATTTCAGAAATGTCCTGGACCAAGAAGAACGTCCATCCCGGCAAGATCCTGTCCACGAGCCAGGAAGTCGACGTTGTCGTTCTCGAAGTCGATCCGTCCAAGCGCCGTATCTCGCTCGGCCTCAAGCAGACGCTGGAAAACCCGTGGCAGGCATTTGCCTTCAGCCATCCGGCCGGCACTGAAGTCGAAGGCGAAGTCAAGAACAAGACCGAATTCGGCCTGTTCATTGGCCTCGAAGGCGATGTTGACGGCATGGTTCACCTGTCGGATCTCGACTGGAACCGTCCGGGCGAACAGGTCATCGAAGAGTTCAACAAGGGTGACGTGGTCAAGGCTGTCGTTCTCGATGTTGACGTCGAGAAGGAACGCATCTCGCTCGGCATCAAGCAGCTCGGCAAGGATGCTGTCGGTGAAGCCGCAACCTCCGGCGACCTGCGCAAGAACGCAGTCGTTTCGTGCGAAGTCATCGCCGTTAACGACGGTGGCGTGGAAGTGAAGCTCGTCAACCACGAGGACATCACCTCCTTCATCCGCCGCAACGACCTCGCACGCGATCGTGACGATCAGCGTCCGGAGCGTTTCGCAGTTGGCCAGGTTTTCGACGCCCGCGTCGTCAACTTCTCGAAGAAGGACCGCAAGGTCATGCTTTCGATCAAGGCTCTGGAAATCGCTGAAGAGAAGGAAGCCGTCGCACAGTTCGGTTCGTCCGACTCGGGCGCTTCGCTCGGCGACATCCTCGGCGCGGCTCTGAAGAACCGCGGCGAATAA
- a CDS encoding ribonuclease D translates to MAATIRYHEGDISAEDAARYKGAIAIDTETLGLVPRRDRLCVVQLSSGDGTADVIRIAAGQKQAPNLVHMLADPARQKIFHYGRFDIAVLFHTFGVTTTPVFCTKIASRLCRTYTDRHGLKDNLKEMLEVDISKAQQSSDWAAETLSPAQLEYAASDVLYLHALRDKLTARLIRDGRIEHADACFAFLPTRAKLDLLGWDETDIFAHS, encoded by the coding sequence ATGGCAGCCACCATCCGTTATCACGAAGGCGATATTTCCGCCGAAGATGCCGCGCGCTACAAGGGCGCCATCGCCATCGATACGGAAACGCTGGGGCTGGTGCCGCGACGCGACCGTCTCTGCGTCGTGCAGCTTTCGTCCGGCGACGGCACGGCTGATGTCATCCGCATCGCGGCCGGCCAGAAGCAAGCCCCGAACCTCGTCCACATGTTGGCTGATCCCGCCCGCCAGAAGATTTTTCACTATGGCCGTTTCGATATCGCCGTTCTGTTCCACACCTTCGGGGTCACGACCACGCCGGTCTTCTGCACCAAGATCGCCTCGCGCCTCTGCCGCACCTACACAGATCGGCATGGGCTGAAGGACAATCTCAAGGAAATGCTGGAAGTCGATATTTCCAAGGCGCAGCAATCCTCCGACTGGGCGGCCGAGACGCTGTCGCCCGCGCAGCTCGAATATGCCGCCTCCGACGTGCTCTATCTGCATGCCCTGCGCGACAAGCTGACGGCGCGTCTTATCCGCGATGGCCGCATCGAGCATGCCGACGCCTGTTTCGCCTTTCTGCCGACCCGTGCGAAGCTTGATCTTCTCGGCTGGGACGAGACGGATATTTTCGCCCATAGCTGA